One window of Trifolium pratense cultivar HEN17-A07 linkage group LG5, ARS_RC_1.1, whole genome shotgun sequence genomic DNA carries:
- the LOC123884757 gene encoding uncharacterized protein LOC123884757, with the protein MSSPDSTAPSLPLSTKENITPISSKIEELNESRSELLGRIQSLKQDLQGWRSKLDTQVKVYRDELTDLKKTLNVEVEQLRVEFQDLRTTLQQQQEDVTTSLRNLGLQDVSGDVKQAQSQETKTEEIAKEEQPVLHLHEDENTKIAEN; encoded by the exons ATGTCTTCACCTGATTCCACCGCTCCTTCTCTTCCTCTCTCCACT AAGGAGAACATTACTCCAATTTCCTCAAAAATTGAG GAACTTAATGAATCAAGATCAGAGCTACTCGGTCGAATTCAGAGTTTGAAACAG GATTTGCAAGGTTGGAGATCGAAGTTAGATACACAAGTTAAGGTCTATAGGGAT GAACTGACAGACCTTAAGAAAACACTTAATGTCGAAGTGGAACAACTTAGAGTA GAATTTCAAGATCTGAGGACCACTCTTCAGCAGCAACAAGAGGATGTTACAACTAGCTTAAGAAACTTGGGG CTTCAGGATGTCTCAGGAGATGTAAAGCAAGCTCAGTCACAAGAAACCAAGACTGAAGAAATCGCCAAGGAAGAGCAGCCTGTGTTACACTTACATGAGGACGAGAATACCAAGATAGCTGAAAATTAA
- the LOC123885210 gene encoding uncharacterized protein LOC123885210 has translation MANLQQTNASITKVGAPSNKQNQPPTTQPFKLSMFATTAKTNLNSIKEPVTKPNPKKKISDNASRTQPNVIAERSVEKEVSMKKHKGLKIQDSKGQSLAQGRGPVPTQIQEPKEQPMKKTMIEDGSMERQQTGKNNYVGNGSLKAKEQPRKRVVVSGDESRVKEKPLKRIVVEDDSRARQESARKKSKRTPLCPSMLIDDYLKKNGKDVENEIRNLIEDEGDIVMEEQEENVDCEEAAETNETTKKRTRGPTLCLKIYARSLKQREEVTLDDDGDVIGPDDKTVAEFANFLGSIARNSDFCPLIYTNFKEMLKKETKNDHMDRKERIWRFVNRKYIIPDEGQKVVFITINRAWRHHKCDMKKKHFLKYTSMKERLKNRPESISENHFKKLLIYWKDSNVQVS, from the exons ATGGCCAATCTTCAACAAACGAATGCATCTATAACTAAAGTTGGAGCTCCTAGTAACAAACAAAATCAGCCACCAACTACTCAACCGTTCAAGTTATCTATGTTTGCAACAACTGCGAAAACAAATTTGAATTCGATTAAAGAGCCAGTCACGAAGCCTaatccaaagaaaaaaatttcagaCAATGCGAGTAGGACTCAACCTAATGTTATTGCTGAAAGGAGTGTAGAAAAGGAAGTTTCCATGAAAAAACACAAAGGGTTGAAGATTCAAGATTCAAAAGGGCAAAGTTTGGCTCAAGGTAGAGGACCGGTACCTACACAAATTCAAGAGCCAAAGGAGCAGCCCATGAAAAAAACAATGATTGAAGATGGATCAATGGAAAGACAGCAAACtgggaaaaacaattatgttggaAATGGTAGTTTGAAGGCCAAGGAGCAGCCTAGGAAAAGGGTAGTAGTGTCTGGAGATGAGTCAAGGGTAAAAGAGAAACCTTTGAAAAGGATAGTTGTTGAAGATGACTCAAGGGCAAGGCAGGAAAGTGCTAGAAAGAAGTCAAAAAGAACCCCTTTGTGTCCATCAATGTTAATTGATGACTACCttaagaaaaatggaaaagatGTTGAAAACGAGATCCGGAATTTAATTGAAGATGAGGGAGACATTGTTAtggaagaacaagaagaaaatgTGGATTGTGAAGAAGCTGCTGAAACAAATg AGACAACTAAGAAAAGAACTCGGGGACCAACACTGTGTTTAAAAATATATGCAAGGTCTCTCAAACAACGTGAAGAAGTTACTCTAGACGATGACGGAGATGTAATTGGACCCGATGACAAAACTGTTGCAGAATTTGCCAATTTCCTTGGCTCTATAGCAAGGAATTCAGATTTCTGTCCCTTGATCTATACAAACTTCAAAGAGATGctgaaaaaggaaacaaaaaatgaTCATATGGACCGTAAGGAACGTATATGGAGATTTGTTAAT agGAAGTACATTATTCCTGATGAAGGACAAAAAGTGGTGTTTATTACAATAAATAGGGCTTGGAGACACCATAAGTGcgatatgaaaaaaaaacattttctgaAATACACTAGTATGAAGGAGAGATTAAAAAATCGTCCTGAGAGCATATCTGAAAATCATTTCAAGAAACTGTTGATATATTGGAAAGATAGCAATGTCCAAGTAAGTTAG
- the LOC123886558 gene encoding uncharacterized protein LOC123886558: MARAFEFIKDITDRKDLWKVAVKVKDKWSATKDGKEYFEMVVVDSKGDDIFVLVPNELKQKFENEIPIIVKNTYTMQNFQVSKNDDQFKPSHHKFKLRFNGGTLVNDVNVHEIADPVTKFKSFVDIINGNFREDYLYDIIGMVDEQGFQQPNHGNRKFKSLMIYIGYICSNNLINCTLWENYAMKFFNVQNKANDGPIIVFMKYAKVKAACKYALNISNTWSTTKLFINDDVPEIIEFKKCSANCIQNSYLNLAAGIENGTINAVAETPSQMMTQSSGATQFVPYTSEQKFYYNAEVMPLSKIVQLPQDAKCVTVVTTFKIKPTRSGWYYLTCFKCPKQCFGVAPPYKCGDDHETETEIIRYKVDVEVAAGDVKATFVFWDRECAQIFTTRK; this comes from the exons ATGGCAAGGGCTTTTGAGTTTATCAAAGACATCACTGACCGTAAGGATCTATGGAAAGTAGCTGTGAAAGTGAAAGACAAATGGAGTGCTACCAAAGATGGGAAGGAGTACTTTGAAATGGTTGTGGTAGATTCaaag GGAGATGATATATTTGTCTTAGTTCCAAACGAGTTGAAACAGAAATTTGAAAATGAGATTCCTATCATTGTCAAAAACACTTACACTATGCAGAACTTTCAAGTTTCAAAGAATGATGACCAATTCAAGCCATCACATCATAAATTCAAGTTGAGGTTCAATGGTGGTACATTAGTTAATGATGTTAATGTTCATGAAATTGCTGACCCTGTTACAAAGTTCAAATCTTTTGTGGATATTATTAATGGAAATTTTCGTGAAGATTACTTATATG ATATCATTGGAATGGTAGATGAACAAGGTTTTCAACAACCTAATCATGGAAACAGGAAA TTCAAATCACTTATGATTTATATTGGATACATATGTAGCAACAATTTGATTAATTGCACTCTGTGGGAAAACTATGCGATGAAATTCTTCAATGTACAGAACAAAGCAAATGATGGTCCAATTATTGTATTCATGAAATATGCCAAAGTTAAAGCTGCAT GCAAATATGCCTTGAACATTTCAAACACCTGGAGTACTACGAAGCTTTTCATCAATGATGATGTCCCAGAGATTATTGAATTCAAAAAATG TTCTGCTAACTGTATCCAAAATTCATATCTCAATTTAGCTGCTGGTATTGAAAATGGAACGATTAATGCTGTTGCTGAGACTCCATCTCAAATGATGACTCAATCAAGTGGAGCAACACAATTTGTTCCATATACATCAGAGCAGAAATTCTATTACAATGCGGAAGTCATGCCTCTTAGCAAAATTGTCCAACTACCTCAG gATGCTAAATGCGTCACAGTCGTTACCACATTCAAGATTAAACCCACTAGAAGTGGTTGGTACTATCTTACTTGTTTCAAATGCCCAAAACAATGTTTTGGAGTAGCTCCTCCTTATAAATGTGGAGATGATCATGAAACTGAGACTGAGATCATAAG GTACAAAGTGGATGTTGAGGTTGCTGCTGGTGATGTAAAGGCAACTTTTGTCTTTTGGGACCGTGAATGTGCTCAAatattcactacaagaaaataa